The following is a genomic window from Dermatophilaceae bacterium Soc4.6.
CCGGGAAGGTCGTCTCATGGGTCGGATCAGGACCGTCGTCGCCGACGACGACGACGAGATGCGGTCGGCGATCATCGACGTCCTCGAGTCCACCGGCGACTTCGACGTCGTCAGCGCGGTCCCGAGTGGCACGGGTCTGGCCGACCTCGTCCGCGAGACCGGTGCCGACCTCGTCGTCCTCGACGTCCGCATGACCGACGGGGGAGCCGAGGCGGCTCGTCGGCTCCGGGCCCTGGCCGTGCCCCCGGTCGTCGTCGCGGTGTCGGCCCAGGTCGACACCGCCACCGTGAGCGAGCTGCTCCACGCGGGCGCCTCGGCCTATCTCGCCAAGGGCGACCTCAGCGAGCACTTCGTCGACGACCTCATCCGGTGCGTCCGGGGCCACGTCGTGGTGGCGGTGCCGCATGCCCTCGAGGCGCTGCGTCACACGCTGCAGGCCCCTCAGGAACACCAGGCTGAGCTGACCCACCAACCGACGGTGGAGAGTCCGGCTCCCTAGGCCCACGACGGGGTAACGTCAGGTATGGCAACGTCGACCGAGCCGTCGTCAGGCGGGTCCTCTCAGCACGTCGTGGACTTCCTGGAGCCATCGGTCGGGCCCGTGACGGTGGTCGACGGCGCGCAGGCGCGGCTCGCCGGGCTGAGCGCCGCCTACCTGACCCTGATCCACCTCAACCAGGCCGTCATCAGGGCGGTCGACGCGTCCTCGCTCTACGCCGAGACGTGTCGCATCGCGGTCGAGCAGGGAGGCTACGCCGGCGCGTTCGTCGCCGGGGCGAATGCCGCTGGCCGGGTCTCCCTCCTGGCTCGCGAGGGGCGTCTGGGCACGTACATCGAGTCACTGCACATCGTCCTCGACCCCGACGACCCCGACGACCCGCATGGTCGGGGGCCGACGGCGGTCGCCCTGCGGGAGAACCGCTCGTGCTTCAGCTCGGACTTCCTGCACGACGACGCCACCGCACCATGGCACGAGCAGGCGGCGCGCGAGGGCATCCGCGCCTCCGCATCCCTCCCGCTGCGCGAGAACGGCGCCGTCATCGCGGCCCTGACCCTCTACTCCGACCACCCCGGGTCCTTCGACCACGGCGTCGGTGAGCTGTTCGAGCAGGTCGCCGACAACGTCTCGCGCGCCCTCGACGGCTTCGCGGCCACGGCTCGGCTGCAGCGCGAGACGGCCCAGCGACGCGACCTGATGCGTCGTCTCGTGACCGCCCAGGAGACGGAGCGGGCCCGCATCGCGGCCACCATCCACGACGACTCCGTGCAGTCGCTCGCGGCGGTCGAGCTGCGGCTGGGGCTGCTCAAGCGACGGATGCGCGGCACCGCGGCCGACCTGGTGCCGATGCTCGAGCAGGTGAGCCATACGGTGCGGGCGGCGTCCGAGGGTCTGCGCCACCTGCTCGTCGAGCTCGAGCCCCCACCCGACGGGGAGGGATGGGTCGGCGCCGTGCGGGCGACCGCGGAGCAGGTCTTCGAGGACCATCCCGAGGTGGCGTGGTCGGTGACCAGCGCCGACGGGGTCGTGCTGGCCGAGGCCGAGCGCGTGCAGGCCCTGCGGATCGTCAAGGAGGCGCTGGTCAACGTGCGGAAGCACGCGGGCGCCGCCCACGTCGAGGTGCGGGTCGAGGGCGTCGACGGCGGGGTCGAGATCCGGGTGACGGACGACGGTGTGGGTCTGCCCGAGGGGGTCGACCCCGAGCACCTTCCGGCCCGAGCCGCCCACCGAGGGGTGGCGACGATGTCCGACCGGGCCACCGCGACGGGGGGCTGGTGCCGTCTCGAGCGGGTGCCCACGGGCGGCACGCGGCTGCGGTTCTTCGTCCCCTCCGTCCCGGCGGCCTGATCGGGCCTATGGTGGGCGCGTGTACGAAGGCGTGGTCCAGGACCTCATCGACGAGCTCGGGCGGTTGCCCGGGGTCGGTCCCAAGAGCGCGCAGCGCATCGCGTTCCACCTGCTGCAGGCCGACCCGGCCGACGTCACCCGGCTGGCCCAGGTGCTGACCGAGGTCAAGGACAAGGCCCGGTTCTGCGACCGCTGCTTCAACGTGTCGCAGGAGGCGCTGTGCCGCATCTGCCGCGACCCGCGGCGCGACCAGAGCATGATCTGCGTCGTCGAGGAGCCCAAGGACGTCGTGGCCGTCGAGCGCACCCGGGAGTTCCGTGGGCTCTACCACGTGCTCGGTGGAGCCATCTCGCCGATGGACGGCGTCGGGCCGAGCGACCTGCGCATCGCCGAGCTGATGCAGCGCCTGTCCGACGGCGCGGTCACCGAGGTGATCATCGCCACCGACCCCAACATCCAGGGGGAGGCCACGGCCACCTACCTCTCGCGCTTCATGAAGGACCTCGGGCTCGCGGTGACCCGTCCCGCCTCCGGTCTGCCGGTGGGGGGTGACCTCGAGTACGCCGACGAGGTCACGCTGGGCCGGGCCTTCGAGGGACGGAGGGCCGTCGGTGCCTGACTCCCTGCTGCCCGCGGCGTCGTCCGCCGACCTCGACGAGCGCGACGAGCTGCTGCTCCTCGCCGCCGAGTCGGCGCGCGACGCGCAGATCTACCTCAGCACCGTCCGTGAGGTCGCCGCCGGTGCGGCCGCCGACACCGCGATCCCCGTGCTGCTGCTCGCCACGGCCCAGCTGCTGCTGGCGGGCTCGCGGCTCGGAGCGATCCGGGACGTGGTGCCCTCCGAGCGCTTCGAGCCCGACCTCGGTCCCGACCCCGACGTCGAGCCCCTGCGCGACGGCCTGTCCAACCTCCTCGAGGGCCTCGACGACTACGCCGACGTCGTCGACCCGTTCACCGCCGCCGAGCTGACCCGGGGCTCTCTCTCGGGTGACATCGTCGAGGTCTGCGCCGCCCTGCGCCACGGTCTCGAGCACTACGACACCGGGCGTCACGTGGAGGCCCTGTGGTGGTGGCAGTTCAGCTACCTCTCCACCTGGGGCGACCGGGCGGCCAGCTCGCTGCGGGTGCTGCAGTCCGTGCTGTCGCACCTGCGCCTCGACGTCGATGCCGAGACCCTCGCCGACGCCGAGTTCGACGCCCTCCACCCCTGAGGTCGACCCAGGAACCAGGCACCGGACGATGCGTAGCTAGACTCGAGGCCCGCCGTCCGTCCACCAGGAGCTGTGCACGTTGAGCATCGTCGTCCAGAAGTACGGCGGGTCGTCAGTCGCCGATGCCGAGAGCATCAAGCGGGTCGCCCGTCGCATCGTCGAGACCCGCAAGGCCGGCCACAGCGTCTGCGTGGTGGTCTCGGCCATGGGTGACACGACCGACGAGCTGCTCGAGCTGGCCAACCAGGTCACCCCGCTGCCGCCGGGCCGCGAGCTCGACATGCTCCTGACCGCGGGCGAGCGCATCTCGATGGCGCTGGTGGCGATGGCCATCGCCAACCTGGGCCACGAGGCACGCTCGTTCACCGGCTCGCAGGCCGGGGTCATCACCGATGCCGCGCACGGAAGGGCCCGCATCATCGACGTCACCCCGGGGCGCATCCAGACGGCGCTCGAGGCGGGCCACGTCGCCATCGTGGCCGGCTTCCAGGGCGTCAGCATGGACACCAAGGACATCACGACCCTCGGTCGCGGCGGCTCCGACACGACCGCTGTCGCGCTGGCCGCCGCCCTGCACGCCGACGTCTGCGAGATCTACACCGACGTCGACGGCGTCTTCACCGCCGACCCCCGCATCGTGCCCTCGGCCCGCAAGATCGCGGTGATGTCCAACGAGGAGATGCTCGAGATGGCGGCCTGCGGGGCCAAGATCCTGCACCTGCGCTGCGTGGAGTACGCCCGGCGCTTCGACATGCCGATCCACGTGCGCTCCTCGTTCTCGCCCCACGAGGGCACATGGGTCACCGACACCGCCTACACCGGCACGAACCCGCACGCAGCAGAAGGAGAGACCGTGGAAGCCCCGATCATCGCCGGCGTCGCGCACGACCGCAGCGAGGCCAAGATCACCGTCGTCGGCGTCCCCGACCGCGCCGGCATGGCCGCCGAGATCTTCCGCGCCGTCGCTGCCGCCGAGATCAACATCGACATGATCGTGCAGAACGTCTCCGCGACCGAGACGGGCCTGACCGACATCTCCTTCACGCTCCCGCAGACCGACGGCCAGAAGGGCGTGCAGGCCATCACGCGCGTGCAGGAGAAGGTCGGCTTCGCCTCCGTGCTCTATGACGACCACATCGGCAAGCTCTCCCTCGTGGGCGCCGGCATGCGCTCGCACCCGGGGGTCTCGGCCACGCTGTTCCAGGCCCTCGCCGACAGCGGGGTCAACATCGAGATGATCTCGACCTCCGAGATCCGCGTCTCCGTCGTCACCCGCGACGACCAGCTCGACGACGCGGTGCGCGCCGTGCACACCGCCTTCGGCCTCGACTCGGCGTCGGGTGAGGCCGTGGTCTACGGAGGGACCGGACGATGAGCGACAGCCAGAGCAGCAACAGCGACCGTACGGAGCGCCCCACCCTCGCCCTCGTCGGCGCCACCGGCGCCGTCGGCACCGTGATGCGCCAGATCCTGTCGACCCGCGACGACGTGTGGGGCGAGATCCGTCTCGTCGCGTCGGCGCGCTCGGCCGGCAAGCTGCTCGAGGTGCGCGGCGAGCAGGTCGCCGTCCAGGTCCTGTCCGCCGAGGTCTTCGACGGTGTCGACGTCGCGATGTTCGACGTGCCTGACGAGGTCAGTGCGCAGTGGGCACCCGTCGCCGCGGCCAGGGGCGTCGTCGTGGTCGACAACTCCGGCGCCTTCCGGATGGACCCCGACGTGCCGCTCGTCGTGCCCGAGGTCAACCCTCAGGCTGCCCGCGTGCGGCCCAAGGGCATCATCGCCAATCCCAACTGCACCACCCTGACGATGATGGACGCGCTCGGTGCGCTCCACCGGCAGTGGCAGCTGACCGAGCTGGTCGTGGCGTCGTACCAGGCGGCGTCCGGCGCGGGGCAGCCCGGCATCGACCGGCTGCACGACGAGCTCGAGGTCGTTGCCGGTCACCGCGAGCTGGGCTCGCACACCGGTGACGTGCGTGCGGCGATCACCGACGAGCTGGGTGTGGAGTCGCCCTTCCCGGCGCCGCTGGCGCTCAACGTCGTGCCGTGGGCCGGGTCGCTCAGGGACGGCGGCTGGTCGAGCGAGGAGCTGAAGGTGCGCAACGAGTCGCGCAAGATCCTCGGCATCGCCGACCTCAAGGTCTCGGCCACCTGCGTGCGGGTGCCGGTCGTCACCACCCACTCGTTGGCCGTGCACGCCGTCTTCGCCACCGACATCGACGTCGAGGCGGCCCGTCAGGCGCTCGTCGAGGCCCCCAGCGTCGTCGTGCTCGACGACCCCGCAGCGGGTGAGTTCCCTACTCCTGTAGACGTGGTCGGCTCAGACCCGACGTATGTCGGACGGCTGCGCCAGGCCCTCGACTTCCCCAACACCCTCGACCTCTTCGTCTGCGGCGACAACCTGCGCAAGGGTGCCGCCCTCAACACCGCCCAGATCGCCGAGCTCGTGGCCGCAGAGCTGCGCGGCGCCTGACCGCGGCGTCGTCCCCACGACAGCGGGGTGGTCCGTCGCGCCCAGCGGCGACGGATCACCCCCTGGCGTGCGGACGGGCGCTACTCCTCCGCGCCGCCCGGGTTGCACCCGGCGGCGAGCATGTCCTGCGTGCTGACGACCGGGCGCCAGGGCTCGAGGTTCCACGAGGGCTTGCCGGGCGACAGCATCCGGGCGAAGATCCAGTGGCAGGAGAACTGTGCCTCCATCCCCGGGGTGCCCGCTCCGGGAGCGAGGCGCAGCACCTCGCTCCAGGCCTTTGGCTAGAGCGCGTCGGTCGCGCGACCGGCGGCGGTGGGCCGCACCTGGAGGCTGCGGCCGCTGGCCAACGTGACCCAGCGGACGCTCGCGATGTAGGGCGGGGCCACGACGGGCTCGTCGCGTGGGGCGGTCGTGGACGGGGGAGCGGCACTCGGCGAGCTGCCTCCGGGGCGGGGGGTCGCCGGGGCGGGCGGGCTCGAGCCCGGCGTGGACGCGCCGCCCGAGCATCCGGTGAGGAGGGCAGCTGCGAGCACGGCGCTCGCGGCCATCGCCCGGGGGGCTGGTCCCGGCGATGTCGTCACCCACCGGCTGCTCACCCGTGGCTCACATCGTGCCTCACAGCGTGGGGTCGTCCGGCTCCACGTCGACCACCTCGATGTCGACGAACCGGTGGGCCGGGCCGAGCAGGTCGTCGATCGTCCGGGCGACGGCCGGCCTCAGCTGCTCGGTGAGGGCCATCAGTGCCGTGCCGTAGCCGACGACGAGGTCGAGCCGCACGCCGGTGCAGAGGTGGCGACCACCGTCGGCGGGCTCGAGCTCCAGCCTGATCGCGGCCGGAGCGACACCGGCTGCGCCCGAGACCGTGCGCCTCAGGGCGTCGAGCACGACCCGCTCACTCACGGCCAGCCGGTCAGTCGGGCCGAGGTCACCGCCGTCGGGCAGGTCGGCCGCCGTCACCGTGAGCGCTCGTGCTCGCCGCGACGTCTGGCGGAGGGTCTGACGCACCCTCTCCGACGCCTGCGCCCACCCCTCGGCCGGCTCGTCGCGCAGGGCGCCGACTGCTCGGAGCAGCACGGCGTCGCCGCCGCCGGGGTCGTGCTGGGCGTCGGTCATCGCCAGTCCTCCAGGGTGGTGATCAGGCTCTGCCGGGCCCGGGCGAGCTGGCCCCGGACGGCGTCGGGGGTCATCCGCAGGGCGGCCGCTGCCTCGGCCTGGCTGAGACCCTCTACCTGCGTCAGCAGCCAGCAGGCCCGCTGACGCTCGGGCAGGTCGGCCAGGGCATCGGCCAGGGCGCTGCGGAAGAGCGCCTCCTCGGGGGTGCTGCCTGCGCGGTCCTCGACCACGTCGGACTCGTGACGCAGCAGCACCTCGGGGTCGACGGGAGCCGGACGGTGGCGGCGGCGGACGTCCCTGGCCTTGTGGGCGGTGATCCCGAAGAGCCAGGTCGACAGGGCCGACCGCCCGTCCCATCGCTCGACCGAGAGCCAGCCCGCGACGAGGGCCTCCTGCACCACGTCCTGGGCCTCGTCCGCGTCGCGCAGCATCCGGCGGGCGAAGCGCAGGAGCGCCGGTCCGTGGCGCTCGGTGATCACGTCGAAGGCCTGGCGGTCCCCCAGGCCCGCGGCCCGCGCAAGGGCCGCGTCACTGGCCCACTGCGGCGGTCGCCTCGACGCACTGCCCGAAGCCGCACCCGGGGTCTGTTGCCGCCCGGGCGGTGTGCTCGGGGACGAGAGACCGGGCACGCTGCTCCTTGGTGGTGGTCGTCAGCGCCGGGGGGCTGGGGGTGTCCCCGAGGGTAGCCGCCGGGTCTGACGGTGTCTCTCGCCCGGTCGCGATGCCGATGGCCGGGCCCACGAGGGGGGAGGTCGAGGCTGGCCCGACCCGTGACTCAGGTCACACGGACTGGTGCGTGCGGATCGCCGTGGTCACGGCGACCCACTGCTGTCCCTGCAAGTGATGGCAGTGCGTCGCAGATCGAGCGGGACCCAGCAGCTGGCGGGATGTGTGACAGAGCCGGTCGATCGGGGTATCCCGACACCAACAGCCGATCGTCGCCCCGGCGGTCGATGCCCACGGCACCCAACGACACGAAACGGAGCCAACCCCATGACCCAGACAGATACCACCACGAAGAGCACCGAAGGCAGCGCCTCGAGCTCCCCCTCGAGCAGCACCGACGGCTCGACGCCCGGCACCTCCCTCGACGCAGTGGACTCCTCCGCCGCGACCGGTCACGGCACCACCACCATCGCCGACGTCGTCGTCTCGAAGATCGCCGGCATCGCGACCCGCGAGGTCCCCGGCGTGCACTCCCTCGGTGGCGGTGCGGCTCGCGTCGTCGGCCAGCTGCGCGAGCGCATCCCCGGTGGCAAGACGAACCTGTCGCAGGGCGTCGCGGTCGAGGTGGGCCAGCGTCAGGCGGCAGTCGACATCGACATCGTCGCCGACTACGGCGTGGCCATCGCCGACCTGGCCGAAGGCATCCGCGAGAACGTCATCGCGGCCGTCGAGCAGATGACCGGCCTGCAGGTCACCGAGGTCAACATCACGGTGCACGACGTCTACCTCGACGACGACAACGACGACGACGAGACCTCCGTCGACGGCGAGCGCACCTCCTCGGCCCGGGTGCAGTGAGCACCGTGACCCCGGTGGCCCCGTCGACCCCGTCGACCTCAGTGACCCCGCTGCCCGGGTCACGGGCCGACAAGGTCGACGCCGTGGCGCTGGCCGTGCGTCAGGTCCCCGGGGTCGCCGACCTTCACGGGGGCGCCATGGGTGAGGTGGGCACCTACCTCCCGGGGCGCCTGGTCCGGGGGATCCGGCTCCGGCCAGAGGCCACCGAGGTCCACGTCACCCTGCTCTTCGGGGCCCCCGTGCGCGAGACGGCGTCCGCGGTGCGCACGGCGGTGGCGCTGGTCGTCCCCGGTGCGGTCGACGTGGTCGTCGAAGACGTCGAGTCACCCACCTCTGCCTCGACGTGAGCCCTGTGCCGGGAGATGACTCCGACCGCGACTCCCGGCGCCGGGCCAGGCAGGTCGCGCGCGACCTGCACCCCGACCGCGGCGGCGATCCAGACGCCTACGTCGCCGCCATGCAGTTGCTGGCGCATCCCGGTGACGCCCCGACCCCCGTGACGCCGGTGCAGGTCCGGCAGCGTCGCTGGCGACAGCTGCCGAACCGGGCCCGCCGACGGATGCGTGCCTGGCGCCGAGACCGCCGACGGCGCTCCGGCTCGGGCTGGACCCAGCTCTGAGGACTCTGCCTCCCCACCCGGACCCCGCACCCCCTCCTCCCATCCCCTGCTGAACCTCGAACTCCTCGAACCCTCGACCTCTCACCATCGGAGCACCTCATGCGCACTGCCACCATCGGCCTCTTCGCCGGCCTGCTGCTCGCCATCGCCGCCGCTGCCGGGGGCTTCCTCGGGTTCCTCGTGGCGATCGTGCTCGGTGGAGCCGGCTGGCTCGTCGGCGCCCAGATCGAAGGCAGCATCGACCTGCCCGAGATGGCGCGTGGTCGTCGTGGCTGAGCTCGCCCCCCCGGCCACACGCGGCCGTCTGGTCGTGCGTGACCGGGTGGTCGAGCGGGTCGCCGCTCGCGCGGCGCGCGACGTCGACGCCGTGACCCGCGGCCGCGCCGGCACCTGGCGCTCGCTGGCCACCCCGCTGGCAGGCACCGGTGACGGCACCCGCGTCGACGTCGACCGCACCGACGACCGGGTCGGGTTGACCGTGCACCTCGCGGTCACCTGGCCCCAGTCCCTGCCGGGGGCCACGGCCGCCGCCCGCGACGCCGTCCACGACGCCGTGACCCGGTATGCCGGGCTCGACGTCGAGCGCACCGACGTCGTCGTCGACATCGCCCCGAGCGCCCCGAGTGCCTCGAGTGCCCCGAGTGCCCCGAGCGCCCCGAGTGCCCCGAGCGCCTTGGCCACGGGGTCGTCCACGCATCCGTCGACCGACTCGAGCCGGGCGCCGTCCGCGCGTCGGCCGGTCCTGGCCCCGAGGGCCGCCGTCCCGTCCGTGCTGCTGGCTCTCGGGCTCGTCGGGCTCGGAGTGGTCGGGGTGCGCGACGCGCTGGTCACCGGCGGCGCGCTCGCCGGCACCCCGTGGGTGCTCACCGTGGCCGACGCCGTGTCGGGAGCCACCCCGTCCGTCGCCGTCCTCGTCGGCGGCGTCGTCCTCGCCTTGATCGGTCTGTGGTTCGTCGCGGCGTCCCTCCGTCCACGACCGGCTCCGTTCCTCGAGGTCGTCTCGACGGCCGACGTGTGGATGCGTCCGCACGACGTCGCCCGCGTCGCCCGGGGGGCGGCCGCCCGGGTGGGCGGGGTATCGGCGGTCACGACCGGCGCCTCCCGCCGGACGGTGCAGGTGACCGTCACCGACCGCACCGGCACCACCGAGCTCGACAGCCCGGTGCGCGAGGCGGTGGAGACGGCCATCGCCGCCCTGGCCCGTCCTCCCAGGGTCACCGTGCGGATGAAGGCACCGCGACCCGAGCCGACCACTACGCCGCACAGACCATCGCCCACTGCGCCGACCACGCCGGCCGCCACCACAGCCACGAAGGACGCGACATGACCCGTCGGCTCGCCGGTCTCGACCGCGCCCTGACCCTCGTCGCGGGTCTCCTGCTCCTCGTCGTGGGCGCCGGCGCCATCGCCTGGTGGCTC
Proteins encoded in this region:
- a CDS encoding Asp23/Gls24 family envelope stress response protein; protein product: MTQTDTTTKSTEGSASSSPSSSTDGSTPGTSLDAVDSSAATGHGTTTIADVVVSKIAGIATREVPGVHSLGGGAARVVGQLRERIPGGKTNLSQGVAVEVGQRQAAVDIDIVADYGVAIADLAEGIRENVIAAVEQMTGLQVTEVNITVHDVYLDDDNDDDETSVDGERTSSARVQ
- a CDS encoding response regulator, producing the protein MGRIRTVVADDDDEMRSAIIDVLESTGDFDVVSAVPSGTGLADLVRETGADLVVLDVRMTDGGAEAARRLRALAVPPVVVAVSAQVDTATVSELLHAGASAYLAKGDLSEHFVDDLIRCVRGHVVVAVPHALEALRHTLQAPQEHQAELTHQPTVESPAP
- a CDS encoding DUF5063 domain-containing protein; protein product: MPDSLLPAASSADLDERDELLLLAAESARDAQIYLSTVREVAAGAAADTAIPVLLLATAQLLLAGSRLGAIRDVVPSERFEPDLGPDPDVEPLRDGLSNLLEGLDDYADVVDPFTAAELTRGSLSGDIVEVCAALRHGLEHYDTGRHVEALWWWQFSYLSTWGDRAASSLRVLQSVLSHLRLDVDAETLADAEFDALHP
- a CDS encoding RNA polymerase sigma factor, with protein sequence MPGLSSPSTPPGRQQTPGAASGSASRRPPQWASDAALARAAGLGDRQAFDVITERHGPALLRFARRMLRDADEAQDVVQEALVAGWLSVERWDGRSALSTWLFGITAHKARDVRRRHRPAPVDPEVLLRHESDVVEDRAGSTPEEALFRSALADALADLPERQRACWLLTQVEGLSQAEAAAALRMTPDAVRGQLARARQSLITTLEDWR
- the recR gene encoding recombination mediator RecR, whose protein sequence is MYEGVVQDLIDELGRLPGVGPKSAQRIAFHLLQADPADVTRLAQVLTEVKDKARFCDRCFNVSQEALCRICRDPRRDQSMICVVEEPKDVVAVERTREFRGLYHVLGGAISPMDGVGPSDLRIAELMQRLSDGAVTEVIIATDPNIQGEATATYLSRFMKDLGLAVTRPASGLPVGGDLEYADEVTLGRAFEGRRAVGA
- a CDS encoding aspartate-semialdehyde dehydrogenase, whose product is MSDSQSSNSDRTERPTLALVGATGAVGTVMRQILSTRDDVWGEIRLVASARSAGKLLEVRGEQVAVQVLSAEVFDGVDVAMFDVPDEVSAQWAPVAAARGVVVVDNSGAFRMDPDVPLVVPEVNPQAARVRPKGIIANPNCTTLTMMDALGALHRQWQLTELVVASYQAASGAGQPGIDRLHDELEVVAGHRELGSHTGDVRAAITDELGVESPFPAPLALNVVPWAGSLRDGGWSSEELKVRNESRKILGIADLKVSATCVRVPVVTTHSLAVHAVFATDIDVEAARQALVEAPSVVVLDDPAAGEFPTPVDVVGSDPTYVGRLRQALDFPNTLDLFVCGDNLRKGAALNTAQIAELVAAELRGA
- a CDS encoding GAF domain-containing protein; amino-acid sequence: MATSTEPSSGGSSQHVVDFLEPSVGPVTVVDGAQARLAGLSAAYLTLIHLNQAVIRAVDASSLYAETCRIAVEQGGYAGAFVAGANAAGRVSLLAREGRLGTYIESLHIVLDPDDPDDPHGRGPTAVALRENRSCFSSDFLHDDATAPWHEQAAREGIRASASLPLRENGAVIAALTLYSDHPGSFDHGVGELFEQVADNVSRALDGFAATARLQRETAQRRDLMRRLVTAQETERARIAATIHDDSVQSLAAVELRLGLLKRRMRGTAADLVPMLEQVSHTVRAASEGLRHLLVELEPPPDGEGWVGAVRATAEQVFEDHPEVAWSVTSADGVVLAEAERVQALRIVKEALVNVRKHAGAAHVEVRVEGVDGGVEIRVTDDGVGLPEGVDPEHLPARAAHRGVATMSDRATATGGWCRLERVPTGGTRLRFFVPSVPAA
- a CDS encoding DUF2273 domain-containing protein; this translates as MRTATIGLFAGLLLAIAAAAGGFLGFLVAIVLGGAGWLVGAQIEGSIDLPEMARGRRG
- a CDS encoding DUF6286 domain-containing protein, whose product is MAELAPPATRGRLVVRDRVVERVAARAARDVDAVTRGRAGTWRSLATPLAGTGDGTRVDVDRTDDRVGLTVHLAVTWPQSLPGATAAARDAVHDAVTRYAGLDVERTDVVVDIAPSAPSASSAPSAPSAPSAPSALATGSSTHPSTDSSRAPSARRPVLAPRAAVPSVLLALGLVGLGVVGVRDALVTGGALAGTPWVLTVADAVSGATPSVAVLVGGVVLALIGLWFVAASLRPRPAPFLEVVSTADVWMRPHDVARVARGAAARVGGVSAVTTGASRRTVQVTVTDRTGTTELDSPVREAVETAIAALARPPRVTVRMKAPRPEPTTTPHRPSPTAPTTPAATTATKDAT
- a CDS encoding aspartate kinase, with protein sequence MSIVVQKYGGSSVADAESIKRVARRIVETRKAGHSVCVVVSAMGDTTDELLELANQVTPLPPGRELDMLLTAGERISMALVAMAIANLGHEARSFTGSQAGVITDAAHGRARIIDVTPGRIQTALEAGHVAIVAGFQGVSMDTKDITTLGRGGSDTTAVALAAALHADVCEIYTDVDGVFTADPRIVPSARKIAVMSNEEMLEMAACGAKILHLRCVEYARRFDMPIHVRSSFSPHEGTWVTDTAYTGTNPHAAEGETVEAPIIAGVAHDRSEAKITVVGVPDRAGMAAEIFRAVAAAEINIDMIVQNVSATETGLTDISFTLPQTDGQKGVQAITRVQEKVGFASVLYDDHIGKLSLVGAGMRSHPGVSATLFQALADSGVNIEMISTSEIRVSVVTRDDQLDDAVRAVHTAFGLDSASGEAVVYGGTGR